In the Endozoicomonas sp. SCSIO W0465 genome, AAGCGCCTGCCCATTAAGAATGCCAACGGTAAACTCTGGCCCATCAATAAACGTTTCCACCAGGACAGGACCTTTGTGCTGCCCTGCACGCTCGCAGGCAGCTTCCAGATCTTCTCTGCGTTCAACCCGGGTCACTCCAACACTGGAGCCTTCCATACTTGGCTTAACAAAAGCCGGCAATAGAGACTCCGCATGGCCAAGATGATCAACACCCATAACCAGGGCAAACTCAGGTGTTGGCAGCCCAATGGATTGCCATAGCAGTTTGCAACGGTATTTATCCATTGCCAAAGCGGAGGCCATGACACCACTACCCGGGTAAGGAATGCCCATGGTTTCCAGCAACCCCTGTATCGTCCCGTCTTCTCCTTTCCCACCATGCAACGCAATAAAGGCATAGTCAGGAGCATATTGCTGGAGCTGCTCAACAACATTCTCACAGGCATCTATTAGCTGGCATTTCACACCCTGCCGGTTTAAGGCGGCATAAATACGCTCACCACTGGTTAAGCTCACTTCCCTTTCTGCGGAGTTACCACCAAAAAGTACAGCAACCCTGCCAAAAGCCTTTGGATCCAATTGATCACAACTCCGGTCGTACTTCATGCACTGTGTCCCTTTTCTATTCAATTCGTAACTTTACTATTCTGCTGACTGCATCAGCTCGCCACTGGCCAGCCTGAGAGCCAGTGCGCCGATATCCCCGGCTCCCTGAGCCAACAGCAAGTCACCATCCTGAAGCACACCAGCCAACACTGACTCAACTTCCTCAGGACGGGCAATAAATATCGGATCAACCAATCCACGTTGCCGGATACTCCGGCACAATGAGCGACTATCCGCCCCCGCAATGGACTCTTCTCCGGCAGGATACACTTCCATTAACAGAAGAACATCAACCCTGGAAAGCACATCGACAAAATCTTCATACAGGTCACGGGTTCGTGAGAAACGATGTGGCTGGTAAATCATCACCAGTCGCTTGTCATCCCAGCCATCACGGACCGCTTTGATCGTCGCATCCACTTCGGTCGGGTGGTGGCCATAGTCATCAACCAGCATCACTTCACCAACCCGGGTATGCAACTTCCCGAGCACCTGGAAACGCCGATCAACACCGTCGAAACGACTCAGGCCTTCTGCTATCACCTGATCGGGAATGCCTTCATCAGAAGCCGTTGCAAAAGTGGCAAGAGCGTTGAGTACGTTATGTCGCCCCGGAATCCCAAGTTCAATGGTCACAGGGGGTTCTTCAGCATTGGGTTCTACTGGATTGACTTCTTCTGGATTACTGCGACGAATCAGGTCAAACGTGGTTGTCATTCCCCGCTGATGGACATTCACTGCCCGGTAATCCGCATCTTCACTGAAACCATAAGTAATCACCTGTCGCTTGATTTCCGGCAGCAGTTCCCTGACCACTGGACAGTCGATACAGACAATAGCCACGCCGTAAAAAGGCAAATTGTGCAGGAAATCGATAAACGTCTTTTTCAGCTTGCCAAAGTCACCGTCGTAGGTAGACATGTGGTCAGCATCAATATTGGTGACAATGGAAACCATCGGCTGTAAATGAAGAAAAGAGGCATCGGACTCATCCGCTTCAGCAACCAGGTAGCGGCTTCCGCCCAACTTTGCATTGGTGCCAGCTGAATTGAGTCTGCCACCAATCACAAAGTTCGGATCCATGCCACTGAATCCCAGAACCGAAGCCAGTAAACTGGTCGTCGTGGTCTTACCATGAGTGCCAGCCACCGCAATACCGTGTCGATAGCGCATTAACTCAGCCAGCATCTGGGCACGGGGAACGATGGGCAGCCGACGACGCTCTGCCTCAGTCACTTCAGGGTTATCACCGGCAACCGCCGTTGAGGTAACAATGACATCTGCATTGGCCACATTCCCGGCAC is a window encoding:
- a CDS encoding D-alanine--D-alanine ligase gives rise to the protein MKYDRSCDQLDPKAFGRVAVLFGGNSAEREVSLTSGERIYAALNRQGVKCQLIDACENVVEQLQQYAPDYAFIALHGGKGEDGTIQGLLETMGIPYPGSGVMASALAMDKYRCKLLWQSIGLPTPEFALVMGVDHLGHAESLLPAFVKPSMEGSSVGVTRVERREDLEAACERAGQHKGPVLVETFIDGPEFTVGILNGQALPAIRIEAEGEFYDYQAKYLSDNTRYSIPCGLTPVKEQELQAVALTAFEALGCSGWGRVDFMQDQQGRFWLLEVNTIPGMTDHSLLPMAAADAGISFDELVIEILKTADV
- the murC gene encoding UDP-N-acetylmuramate--L-alanine ligase, producing MPDVKSRIPVVAVPEMRRIRKIHFVGIGGSGMCGIAEVLLNQGYEISGSDIRASSVTERLEGLGIEVFIGHRAGNVANADVIVTSTAVAGDNPEVTEAERRRLPIVPRAQMLAELMRYRHGIAVAGTHGKTTTTSLLASVLGFSGMDPNFVIGGRLNSAGTNAKLGGSRYLVAEADESDASFLHLQPMVSIVTNIDADHMSTYDGDFGKLKKTFIDFLHNLPFYGVAIVCIDCPVVRELLPEIKRQVITYGFSEDADYRAVNVHQRGMTTTFDLIRRSNPEEVNPVEPNAEEPPVTIELGIPGRHNVLNALATFATASDEGIPDQVIAEGLSRFDGVDRRFQVLGKLHTRVGEVMLVDDYGHHPTEVDATIKAVRDGWDDKRLVMIYQPHRFSRTRDLYEDFVDVLSRVDVLLLMEVYPAGEESIAGADSRSLCRSIRQRGLVDPIFIARPEEVESVLAGVLQDGDLLLAQGAGDIGALALRLASGELMQSAE